The Candidatus Polarisedimenticolaceae bacterium genome has a window encoding:
- the rsmA gene encoding 16S rRNA (adenine(1518)-N(6)/adenine(1519)-N(6))-dimethyltransferase RsmA codes for MHTPRKRFGQNFLVDRAAIERIVRELAPTGAEPVLEIGPGMGALTEPLLAASGKLAAVEIDRDLAGALRARLDPARFVLIERDVLDLDLGSVAELLGFAPATPLAVAGNLPYNISKPVAKRLVAQRGTVARAVLMFQKEVALRLTAEPGSRDYGPLTVLAGLAYTIERRFDLPPGAFRPAPSVVSTVTRWTPRGGTIPDGLEAALRASFAQRRKTMLANLRSGLGGEGPAREALERAQIDPRARAEQLSPASFLRLAPIFA; via the coding sequence GTGCACACCCCCCGCAAGCGCTTCGGCCAGAACTTCCTCGTCGACCGTGCGGCGATCGAACGGATCGTGCGCGAGCTCGCGCCGACGGGGGCCGAGCCGGTCCTCGAGATCGGTCCCGGCATGGGGGCGCTGACCGAGCCGCTCCTCGCGGCGTCGGGGAAACTCGCCGCGGTCGAGATCGACCGGGACCTCGCCGGCGCCCTGCGCGCGCGACTGGACCCCGCGCGGTTCGTGCTGATCGAGCGCGACGTGCTCGACCTCGACCTGGGCTCGGTGGCGGAGCTGCTGGGTTTCGCCCCGGCGACGCCGCTCGCCGTCGCCGGCAACCTGCCGTACAACATCTCGAAGCCGGTGGCGAAGCGCCTCGTCGCCCAGCGCGGGACGGTCGCGCGCGCGGTCCTGATGTTCCAGAAGGAGGTCGCGCTGCGCCTCACCGCCGAGCCGGGGAGCAGGGACTACGGTCCCCTGACCGTCCTCGCCGGCCTCGCCTACACGATCGAGCGGCGCTTCGACCTCCCGCCGGGGGCGTTCCGCCCCGCACCGTCGGTCGTCTCGACGGTCACCCGCTGGACCCCGCGCGGCGGGACGATTCCCGACGGCCTGGAGGCGGCGCTGCGCGCCTCCTTCGCCCAGCGGCGCAAGACCATGCTCGCCAACCTGCGCTCGGGCCTCGGGGGCGAAGGGCCCGCGCGCGAGGCTCTCGAGCGGGCGCAGATCGATCCGCGCGCGCGCGCCGAGCAGCTTTCCCCCGCGTCTTTCCTGCGTCTGGCGCCGATTTTCGCTTGA